Proteins found in one Gemmatimonadota bacterium genomic segment:
- a CDS encoding TIM barrel protein, with product MALMEIEPGLKIAGQMSPEPSQEDLQFARQLGIEYVCLWTDGEHANYDYFMSRREIYEEAGIKIYGFGNSDVHNQDAIVLNLPNRDAKVEQYKRYIRDLGRAGIPYTTYAHMGNGIWSTERETTRGGAPARGFDLAKAEEGHWGGRMFRMPLTHGRAYSEDEIWDNFAHFIGEVAPVAEEAGVRIGIHPDDPPQPELGGIPRCIFSSYDGYYRAMEIADSPNVGLCFCIGCWLEGGSLMGKGVEESLRHFGEQGKVFKVHYRNVDQPLPHFVETFIDNGYFDMYQAARVLEETGFYGVMIPDHIPEMAGDGRIGYAYSIAYMKAHADRARAECAAA from the coding sequence ATGGCGCTCATGGAAATAGAACCCGGTCTCAAGATCGCAGGACAGATGTCTCCCGAACCCTCGCAGGAGGACCTGCAGTTCGCCCGGCAGCTGGGCATCGAATACGTCTGTCTCTGGACGGACGGCGAACACGCCAACTACGACTATTTCATGAGCCGGCGGGAGATCTACGAGGAAGCCGGCATCAAGATCTACGGTTTCGGGAACAGCGACGTGCACAACCAGGACGCCATCGTGCTCAACCTGCCGAACCGGGACGCGAAGGTGGAACAGTACAAGCGCTACATACGCGACCTCGGCCGGGCCGGCATTCCCTATACGACCTATGCCCACATGGGGAACGGGATCTGGAGTACGGAGCGGGAGACGACGCGCGGCGGTGCGCCGGCCCGCGGATTCGACCTGGCGAAAGCCGAGGAAGGCCACTGGGGCGGGCGTATGTTCAGGATGCCGTTGACCCACGGTCGGGCGTACAGTGAAGACGAAATCTGGGACAATTTCGCCCATTTCATCGGGGAAGTCGCGCCGGTCGCGGAGGAAGCGGGCGTCCGTATCGGCATCCATCCCGACGATCCACCCCAGCCGGAACTCGGTGGCATCCCGCGCTGCATCTTCAGCAGTTACGACGGATACTACCGGGCCATGGAAATTGCCGACAGCCCGAACGTGGGGCTCTGCTTCTGCATCGGCTGCTGGCTCGAAGGCGGATCGCTTATGGGCAAGGGCGTGGAGGAATCGCTTCGCCATTTCGGCGAACAGGGCAAGGTCTTCAAGGTCCACTACCGGAACGTGGACCAGCCCCTGCCCCATTTCGTGGAGACCTTCATCGACAACGGGTACTTCGACATGTACCAGGCCGCGCGGGTCCTGGAGGAGACCGGCTTCTACGGGGTCATGATCCCCGACCACATCCCCGAGATGGCGGGAGACGGCCGGATCGGTTACGCCTACTCGATCGCGTACATGAAAGCGCATGCCGATCGGGCACGGGCGGAGTGCGCCGCCGCGTAA
- the xerD gene encoding site-specific tyrosine recombinase XerD, translated as MNELNDFLTHLLIERGLSPNSHEAYRRDLTSYKNHLDRRGIASFSDATRQDVQGFIAYLRRRGLAPSSIARHVSAVRIFHRFLIGEGLATADPTEHVRVPKQPRRLPVVLSLEEIRTLLEQPDHTTSLGLRDRAILEFMYATGLRASELLDFRRPDLLFETGLARIFGKGGKERLVPVGRQAINVIRNYLHKVRPALASSKSGELLFLNARGGRLSRMGLWKIMDTYVELAGLEKKVSPHTLRHSFATHLLEGGADLRAVQEMLGHVDIATTQIYTHVDREYHKDEYTRYQPRG; from the coding sequence ATGAATGAACTGAACGATTTCCTCACCCACCTGCTCATCGAACGGGGGCTGTCGCCGAACAGCCACGAGGCGTACCGCCGCGACCTGACCTCCTACAAGAACCACCTCGACCGGAGGGGGATCGCTTCCTTCTCGGACGCCACGCGCCAAGACGTCCAGGGGTTCATCGCGTACCTGCGCCGCCGCGGGCTCGCGCCTTCGAGCATTGCGCGGCACGTATCTGCGGTACGGATCTTCCATCGATTCCTCATCGGCGAGGGACTGGCCACGGCCGATCCGACCGAGCACGTCCGGGTGCCCAAGCAGCCCCGCCGCCTCCCGGTCGTCCTGAGCCTGGAGGAGATCAGGACGTTACTCGAACAACCCGATCATACGACGTCGCTGGGACTGCGCGACCGGGCGATCCTCGAATTCATGTACGCCACCGGCCTGCGCGCGTCCGAACTGCTGGATTTCAGGCGGCCCGATCTCCTCTTCGAAACCGGGCTGGCGCGCATCTTCGGGAAGGGCGGCAAAGAACGCCTGGTCCCCGTGGGCCGCCAGGCGATCAACGTGATCCGAAACTACCTGCACAAGGTTCGGCCCGCCCTGGCCTCATCGAAGAGCGGCGAGTTGCTCTTCCTGAACGCGCGCGGAGGCCGGCTGTCCCGCATGGGCCTGTGGAAGATCATGGATACCTACGTGGAACTGGCCGGGCTCGAAAAGAAAGTCAGTCCCCATACCCTGCGCCATTCCTTCGCCACCCATCTCCTGGAAGGGGGCGCCGATCTCCGTGCCGTCCAGGAAATGCTGGGCCACGTGGACATCGCCACCACGCAGATCTACACCCACGTGGACCGCGAATACCACAAGGACGAGTACACCCGGTACCAACCGCGAGGGTGA